One genomic segment of Anguilla anguilla isolate fAngAng1 chromosome 2, fAngAng1.pri, whole genome shotgun sequence includes these proteins:
- the LOC118220719 gene encoding RNA binding protein fox-1 homolog 2-like isoform X5: MMGLYYPSVLPGSQDSTGIQEVLVPPPFSTFPPPPPPPPPQNGLGLEFGNGVFGAGPQGPAEAGSGTIVPTAVPNSLNTQQTDGNSQIEGQGTAGPGSGTAGGAAGGDSSDDKGSPKRLHVSNIPFRFRDPDLRQMFGQFGKILDVEIIFNERGSKGFGFVTFETSADAEKARERLHGTLVEGRKIEVNNATARVMTNKKMVSPYSNGEALSSLPYAGWKLSPMVGAMYGPELYTVPGFPYPTAAAAAFRGAHLRGRGRPVYSAVRAAVPQPTIAAYPGVVYQDGFYGAADLYGGYAAYRFAQPTAVTGATAAAAAAYSDSYGRVYTTDPYHALAPAATAYGVGAMASLYRGGYSRFAPY; the protein is encoded by the exons GGCTCCCAAGACTCAACGGGGATCCAGGAGGTGCTCGTGCCCCCGCCCTTTTCCACCTTCCCGcctccgccgcccccgccgccgccgcagaaTGGGCTGGGGTTGGAGTTTGGAAACGGCGTGTTCGGCGCGGGGCCCCAGGGACCAGCGGAGGCGGGGAGCGGGACGATCGTCCCCACCGCTGTTCCCAACAGCTTAAATACCCAA CAGACGGACGGAAACTCGCAGATAGAGGGCCAGGGCACAGCCGGGCCAGGTAGTGGGACGGCGGGCGGGGCAGCTGGAGGCGACTCCTCCGATGACAAAGGGAGCCCCAAACGGCTGCACGTCTCAAACATCCCCTTCCGCTTCCGAGACCCGGACCTTCGGCAGATGTTTGGG cAATTTGGAAAAATCCTTGATGTTGAAATCATCTTTAACGAGAGGGGATCAAAG GGGTTCGGGTTCGTGACGTTCGAGACGAGCGCGGACGCCGAGAAGGCCAGGGAGAGGCTCCACGGCACGCTGGTGGAAGGGCGCAAGATCGAG GTGAACAATGCTACAGCCAGGGTGATGACCAATAAGAAGATGGTCAGCCCATACTCCAATGGAGAGGCTCTCAGCTCGCTGCCCTACG CTGGGTGGAAGTTGAGTCCAATGGTGGGAGCCATGTATGGACCGGAGCTGTACACAG TTCCAGGGTTCCCGTACCCCACcgctgcggcggcggcgtttCGGGGGGCTCACCTCCGGGGGCGCGGTCGCCCCGTCTACAGCGCCGTCCGAGCCGCCGTCCCGCAGCCCACGATAGCAGCGTACCCCGG TGTGGTGTATCAGGATGGTTTTTATGGAGCTGCAGATCTATAT GGTGGTTACGCTGCCTACCGCTTCGCTCAGCCCACTGCCGTAACCGGGGCAACCGCTGCCGCAGCCGCCGCCTACAGTGACAG TTACGGGCGAGTATACACTACGGACCCCTACCACGCCCTGGCCCCCGCTGCTACGGCTTATGGGGTCGGAGCCATG gcAAGTCTGTACAGGGGTGGGTACAGCAGGTTTGCCCCTTATTAG
- the LOC118220719 gene encoding RNA binding protein fox-1 homolog 2-like isoform X6 has product MVSQGSQDSTGIQEVLVPPPFSTFPPPPPPPPPQNGLGLEFGNGVFGAGPQGPAEAGSGTIVPTAVPNSLNTQQTDGNSQIEGQGTAGPGSGTAGGAAGGDSSDDKGSPKRLHVSNIPFRFRDPDLRQMFGQFGKILDVEIIFNERGSKGFGFVTFETSADAEKARERLHGTLVEGRKIEVNNATARVMTNKKMVSPYSNGEALSSLPYAGWKLSPMVGAMYGPELYTVPGFPYPTAAAAAFRGAHLRGRGRPVYSAVRAAVPQPTIAAYPGVVYQDGFYGAADLYGGYAAYRFAQPTAVTGATAAAAAAYSDSYGRVYTTDPYHALAPAATAYGVGAMASLYRGGYSRFAPY; this is encoded by the exons GGCTCCCAAGACTCAACGGGGATCCAGGAGGTGCTCGTGCCCCCGCCCTTTTCCACCTTCCCGcctccgccgcccccgccgccgccgcagaaTGGGCTGGGGTTGGAGTTTGGAAACGGCGTGTTCGGCGCGGGGCCCCAGGGACCAGCGGAGGCGGGGAGCGGGACGATCGTCCCCACCGCTGTTCCCAACAGCTTAAATACCCAA CAGACGGACGGAAACTCGCAGATAGAGGGCCAGGGCACAGCCGGGCCAGGTAGTGGGACGGCGGGCGGGGCAGCTGGAGGCGACTCCTCCGATGACAAAGGGAGCCCCAAACGGCTGCACGTCTCAAACATCCCCTTCCGCTTCCGAGACCCGGACCTTCGGCAGATGTTTGGG cAATTTGGAAAAATCCTTGATGTTGAAATCATCTTTAACGAGAGGGGATCAAAG GGGTTCGGGTTCGTGACGTTCGAGACGAGCGCGGACGCCGAGAAGGCCAGGGAGAGGCTCCACGGCACGCTGGTGGAAGGGCGCAAGATCGAG GTGAACAATGCTACAGCCAGGGTGATGACCAATAAGAAGATGGTCAGCCCATACTCCAATGGAGAGGCTCTCAGCTCGCTGCCCTACG CTGGGTGGAAGTTGAGTCCAATGGTGGGAGCCATGTATGGACCGGAGCTGTACACAG TTCCAGGGTTCCCGTACCCCACcgctgcggcggcggcgtttCGGGGGGCTCACCTCCGGGGGCGCGGTCGCCCCGTCTACAGCGCCGTCCGAGCCGCCGTCCCGCAGCCCACGATAGCAGCGTACCCCGG TGTGGTGTATCAGGATGGTTTTTATGGAGCTGCAGATCTATAT GGTGGTTACGCTGCCTACCGCTTCGCTCAGCCCACTGCCGTAACCGGGGCAACCGCTGCCGCAGCCGCCGCCTACAGTGACAG TTACGGGCGAGTATACACTACGGACCCCTACCACGCCCTGGCCCCCGCTGCTACGGCTTATGGGGTCGGAGCCATG gcAAGTCTGTACAGGGGTGGGTACAGCAGGTTTGCCCCTTATTAG
- the LOC118219900 gene encoding retinal cone rhodopsin-sensitive cGMP 3',5'-cyclic phosphodiesterase subunit gamma-like, producing MNAEGPAGSAGPSKGPPKFKQRAARTFKSKAPKPGQKGFGDDIPGMEGLGTDITVVCPWEAFGDMELSDLAKYGIV from the exons ATGAACGCAGAAGGCCCTGCAGGAAGCGCTGGCCCCTCCAAGGGACCCCCCAAATTCAAGCAGAGGGCAGCCCGCACCTTCAAGAGCAAGGCCCCCAAGCCTGGACAGAAAGG ATTTGGTGATGACATCCCTGGAATGGAAGGTCTTGGCACAG ACATCACTGTGGTCTGCCCTTGGGAGGCTTTTGGTGACATGGAGCTCAGCGACCTGGCCAAATATGGCATTGTGTAA
- the LOC118221445 gene encoding endoplasmic reticulum resident protein 27, giving the protein MLFVLLLSSLIASAIADEKARALPRLTDVDAVESFIDAAEVVVIGFFQGEDSFGYKEFLTSVSEVSHLPVALCSEMEVWTKYSITTDTISIFRKADLHQENLQLSETKKLDSDGLTRFFQINELHYITEYNPVTAVGLFNSDVKTHLLLFVNRGAADFTELKERLGALAPEYTGQFLFVLVNGALKSNARSLGYFGLKSRDLPKVGIYDGNSDRAWLLPPGEISTERVREFCESFLNGTLQEQEDTKQDSKTEL; this is encoded by the exons ATGCTGTTCGTTTTACTTCTTTCTTCACTGATTGCCTCAGCGATAGCTGACGAGAAAG ccaggGCCCTACCCAGGCTGACCGATGTCGACGCAGTCGAGTCTTTCATTGATGCTGCTGAAGTGGTGGTGATTGGGTTCTTCCAG GGCGAGGACAGTTTCGGCTATAAGGAGTTTCTGACGTCCGTCTCTGAGGTCAGCCACCTTCCGGTGGCCCTGTGCTCTGAGATGGAGGTGTGGACGAAGTACAGCATCACCACCGACACCATCTCCATCTTCAGAAAG GCAGATCTGCACCAGGAGAACCTGCAACTCTCTGAAACGAAGAAACTGGACAGTGACGGACTGACACGCTTTTTCCAGATCAATGAACTCCACTACATCACTGAGTACAATCCTGTG acggcaGTAGGTCTATTTAACTCCGACGTGAAgacacacctcctcctcttcgtcaACAGAGGGGCCGCGGACTTCACTGAGCTGAAGGAGAGGCTGGGGGCCCTGGCCCCTGAGTACACTGGCCAG TTCCTGTTTGTGCTGGTAAATGGAGCTTTGAAATCCAACGCCCGTTCCCTCGGCTACTTTGGATTGAAGTCACGTGACCTCCCAAAAGTGGGTATCTATGATGGCAACTCAGACAGGGCGTGGCTGCTACCCCCAGGAGAGATCTCCACTGAGCGTGTGAGGGAATTCTGTGAATCCTTCCTCAATGGGACACTACAG GAACAAGAAGACACGAAacaggattctaaaactgagcTGTGA